From Syntrophorhabdaceae bacterium, the proteins below share one genomic window:
- a CDS encoding chemotaxis protein CheB, translated as GVKQFFEESRILICDAVKAASRANFKKAAFKPMIVQPKLTADAVIAKNTSKAMIQTTEKVVVVGASTGGTEALKELLQSLPEDTPGMVVVQHMPENFTRAFADRLNGLCRISVKEAENDDTVIRGRALIAPGNKHTLLKRSGARYYVEVKDGPLVCRHRPSVDVLFRSASRYAGKNAVGVIMTGMGDDGARGMLEMKEAGAYNIAQDENSCVVFGMPKEAIKLGAVDKITPLRLIGDAMLRECA; from the coding sequence CGGAGTAAAACAGTTCTTCGAGGAATCAAGAATCCTCATCTGTGATGCGGTCAAAGCGGCCTCGCGCGCTAACTTTAAGAAAGCCGCCTTCAAGCCCATGATTGTCCAACCCAAACTGACTGCTGATGCGGTCATCGCAAAGAATACGAGCAAAGCCATGATACAGACCACAGAAAAAGTCGTCGTTGTCGGGGCTTCCACAGGGGGTACAGAAGCGCTGAAAGAGCTTCTCCAGTCACTCCCCGAGGACACCCCTGGGATGGTTGTGGTGCAGCACATGCCGGAGAATTTCACCCGTGCCTTTGCCGACCGACTGAACGGGCTATGCAGGATAAGCGTCAAAGAGGCGGAGAACGATGACACGGTGATACGAGGCCGGGCGCTCATCGCCCCCGGAAATAAACACACACTCCTCAAGAGAAGCGGGGCACGGTACTACGTGGAGGTGAAAGACGGCCCTCTTGTATGCAGGCACAGACCGTCAGTCGATGTGCTCTTCAGGTCGGCTTCGCGCTACGCCGGCAAGAACGCCGTGGGCGTGATCATGACAGGTATGGGCGATGATGGGGCAAGGGGAATGCTCGAAATGAAGGAAGCCGGGGCTTACAACATTGCCCAGGATGAGAATAGCTGTGTGGTCTTCGGTATGCCGAAAGAGGCCATAAAGCTCGGAGCAGTTGATAAGATTACCCCGCTCAGATTGATTGGAGACGCCATGCTTCGCGAATGCGCATGA
- a CDS encoding ATP-binding protein, with the protein MSDIRILIVEDERIVARDIERRLMSLGYSVTAIVSSGEEAIENAERTRPDLILMDIRLKGKMDGIEAAEDIRKRQDIPIVYLTAYGSEETIERAKITGPFGYLLKPFEDRELRTAIDIALFRHNMELTLRESEARYRQLFEESRDALYVVDLKGNLSNVNRSFQNLFGYGKEDVIRTREMFLDHGELRRLARELEENNIIVDHETRLLKKDGSAIDCLVSLSQLFDKEGRLTSYQGSIHDITRRRQLETQLFQAKKMEAIGKFAGTVAHDFNNLMTTISGYAELLQLRLQQKDLKRYIDGIVKSCSMAAQLTKDLLSFSRDKLANPKKVDIGDVLKKLENVMVPVIGNTVAMDIVTEDKDLTVYADESQLGQVFLNLVTNARDAMPHGGSITIRAEKADMNAVSGRGDKRNDEWVVISVQDTGEGMDKETLERIFEPFFSTKEAGKGTGLGLSIVYGIIKQHRGHIDVLSELGKGTVFRIWLPLVRGEGTEGLKRL; encoded by the coding sequence ATGTCCGATATACGCATATTGATCGTTGAGGATGAGAGGATTGTTGCCAGAGACATCGAAAGACGGCTTATGAGCCTTGGTTACAGCGTCACGGCTATCGTTTCTTCGGGGGAGGAGGCCATAGAAAATGCGGAGCGGACTCGCCCCGACCTGATCCTCATGGATATACGCCTGAAAGGAAAAATGGACGGCATAGAAGCGGCAGAGGACATACGCAAACGACAGGATATTCCCATCGTCTACCTCACGGCCTATGGAAGCGAAGAGACCATAGAACGGGCAAAAATCACGGGACCCTTCGGATACCTGCTCAAGCCTTTTGAAGATCGTGAGCTGCGCACGGCCATAGATATAGCGCTTTTCCGACATAATATGGAGCTGACTCTAAGAGAGAGCGAAGCACGTTATCGCCAGCTCTTCGAGGAATCTCGGGACGCGCTCTACGTTGTGGATCTCAAGGGCAACCTTTCCAATGTAAACAGGTCATTCCAGAACCTTTTTGGATATGGAAAAGAAGATGTTATTCGAACGAGAGAGATGTTCCTGGATCATGGAGAGCTGCGCCGCCTGGCCCGTGAACTCGAAGAGAACAATATAATAGTCGACCATGAGACCCGGTTATTGAAGAAAGACGGCTCGGCTATCGACTGCCTCGTAAGCCTCTCTCAACTGTTCGACAAGGAGGGTAGACTTACCTCATATCAGGGAAGCATCCATGATATTACGAGGAGAAGACAGCTTGAGACACAACTGTTTCAGGCAAAGAAGATGGAGGCAATCGGGAAATTTGCCGGCACCGTAGCCCACGATTTCAATAACCTCATGACGACCATATCGGGCTATGCCGAGCTTTTGCAACTCCGCCTTCAACAGAAGGACTTGAAGCGGTATATAGACGGCATTGTCAAATCTTGCTCTATGGCCGCTCAATTAACTAAAGACCTGCTTTCCTTCAGCAGGGACAAACTCGCCAATCCGAAGAAGGTAGACATCGGAGACGTACTCAAGAAATTAGAAAATGTGATGGTACCTGTGATCGGCAACACGGTGGCCATGGACATTGTCACAGAGGACAAAGATCTCACGGTCTATGCAGATGAGAGCCAGTTGGGGCAGGTTTTCTTGAACCTTGTCACCAACGCGAGAGACGCGATGCCTCATGGCGGGTCCATAACCATCCGAGCGGAAAAAGCAGACATGAATGCAGTATCCGGCCGGGGCGACAAAAGGAATGACGAGTGGGTGGTTATCAGCGTGCAAGATACGGGCGAGGGTATGGACAAGGAAACTCTTGAACGTATTTTCGAACCTTTCTTCAGCACCAAGGAGGCGGGCAAGGGAACAGGCCTTGGACTTTCTATCGTGTACGGCATCATAAAACAGCACAGAGGGCATATTGATGTTTTGAGCGAGCTCGGTAAGGGAACCGTCTTCAGAATATGGCTGCCACTCGTGAGGGGGGAGGGCACAGAGGGGCTTAAGCGATTGTAA
- a CDS encoding PAS domain S-box protein: protein MQRAGKIVGRLKATINRIMAPPVFSDAEKNWTAYRLSYMLWAAMLVITLMGVGIVLIQPDNLRRWIINVAVTNGSCIILLALTRKGYVRFAAIFFGVEMWAVVTARVLTAGGMQGPVAMTYVVVILVAGLLLGERWGIAAGVVCGVTGLVLVWLQRAGLLPASVVHYSPLSFYIVYASFIAIISALQRISTRAIKNSLQDAEEELAKRKRAEESLLIKESAISSAINGMIIADFSGKLTYANPSFLKLWGYDSEDQVSGRPVISFCEPKDRMAEVMDMLKKNDRWVGELIGKRRDGSAFNVQVTASTVRDAGGQPVCMMGSFLDITESIETKRQLLESEMRYRAVVEHSNDGIAIVRGGIHIYVNPRFLEIFGYEKPEDIIGKPPLMIIHPEDRQRLLAYNRTREHGKRAPESLEFKGIRKDGTTIFLDNSIAMTFDKGEPVIIVFLKDITQRKQAEQKILESEELYTTAIEHSNDGVAHVKDGVHILVNRKFLEIYGYERPEEVVGKPTTIVVHPDYHEQARDFREKRQRGEYAPSRFEFKGIKKDGTTIVIEASITRTVYRGEPIFLVISRDITQQRRAEEALKKSEATLRSVFAASPVGISLVTLDRKVIWVNDRMSSIVGYTADEVRGTQGQNVYQTDAEAGRVGDVVYGEVLKGGIGATDTKWVHKDGRVLDIHVSAAAVDPRDFSAGVVFIVFDITDRKAAEEALKTSLTEKEVLLREIHHRVKNNLQVISSLLVLQSHYIEDTQALNMFKESVNRIRTMSRIHEKLYQSKDHGRVGFGAYIMELATQLYNSYGLNAESVTLRSQVTDISFDINTAIPLGLIVNELISNALKHAFPDGKKGEITVSLNREGDKCVLAVSDDGVGFPPHIDFRKTDSLGMQLVIELTEQLGGVIELNRDHGTAFAIRFEPGT, encoded by the coding sequence ATGCAGAGGGCAGGCAAAATAGTGGGCAGGCTCAAGGCGACGATAAACAGGATAATGGCTCCGCCGGTCTTTTCAGATGCAGAAAAGAACTGGACCGCCTACCGTCTTTCATACATGCTGTGGGCCGCTATGCTCGTGATAACCCTTATGGGTGTGGGCATCGTTCTCATCCAACCTGACAATTTGAGGCGTTGGATCATAAACGTGGCCGTTACGAATGGGAGCTGCATCATCCTTCTTGCGCTCACTCGTAAGGGCTACGTCCGCTTCGCGGCCATATTCTTCGGAGTGGAGATGTGGGCGGTCGTTACCGCGCGGGTTTTGACTGCCGGAGGTATGCAGGGGCCCGTTGCCATGACGTATGTCGTGGTTATATTGGTCGCGGGGTTGCTTCTCGGTGAACGATGGGGCATAGCGGCAGGGGTGGTGTGCGGTGTGACCGGACTCGTGCTGGTCTGGCTTCAGCGCGCAGGACTCCTGCCGGCGAGCGTTGTGCATTACAGCCCCCTCTCATTTTACATTGTGTACGCGTCTTTCATAGCGATCATCAGCGCTCTCCAGCGGATTTCGACGAGGGCTATCAAGAACTCTCTTCAAGACGCTGAGGAAGAGTTGGCCAAAAGAAAACGGGCCGAAGAATCACTTCTCATCAAGGAGAGCGCGATCTCCTCGGCCATTAACGGGATGATAATAGCCGATTTTAGCGGCAAGCTGACCTATGCGAACCCCTCATTCCTCAAGCTCTGGGGATACGACAGTGAGGACCAGGTTTCGGGAAGGCCCGTGATATCCTTCTGCGAGCCCAAGGATAGAATGGCGGAAGTCATGGACATGCTGAAGAAGAACGATCGTTGGGTGGGAGAGCTTATCGGCAAAAGAAGAGATGGTTCGGCGTTCAACGTTCAAGTGACAGCGAGCACGGTGAGAGACGCAGGCGGCCAGCCCGTTTGCATGATGGGCTCTTTCCTCGATATTACGGAAAGCATTGAGACGAAGAGACAGCTTCTCGAATCAGAGATGCGATACAGGGCGGTGGTGGAGCATTCGAATGACGGCATAGCTATAGTGCGCGGAGGAATCCACATTTACGTGAATCCGAGATTTCTCGAAATCTTCGGTTACGAGAAGCCGGAGGATATCATCGGAAAACCGCCGCTCATGATAATACACCCCGAAGATCGGCAGAGACTACTCGCGTATAACCGCACACGGGAACACGGAAAGAGGGCCCCGGAGAGCCTCGAATTCAAAGGTATCAGGAAGGATGGTACGACCATATTTCTTGATAATTCCATCGCCATGACATTCGACAAGGGAGAGCCTGTTATCATAGTTTTTTTGAAAGACATCACGCAGCGTAAACAGGCGGAACAGAAGATTCTTGAATCGGAAGAGCTCTACACAACTGCTATCGAACACTCGAACGACGGCGTGGCGCACGTGAAAGACGGCGTGCATATCCTGGTGAATCGGAAGTTTCTTGAAATATACGGGTACGAGAGACCCGAGGAGGTTGTGGGCAAACCTACCACCATTGTTGTGCACCCTGATTATCATGAACAGGCCAGGGATTTCAGGGAAAAAAGACAACGCGGCGAGTACGCGCCGTCACGATTTGAATTCAAAGGCATAAAGAAGGACGGGACCACAATCGTCATCGAGGCCTCGATTACGCGCACAGTGTACCGTGGAGAGCCGATCTTCCTCGTTATTTCAAGAGATATTACCCAACAGCGACGGGCCGAGGAGGCGCTGAAGAAAAGCGAGGCAACTCTTCGATCGGTCTTTGCTGCCTCCCCCGTGGGTATCAGCCTTGTGACCCTGGACAGAAAGGTAATATGGGTTAACGACAGGATGTCCTCTATCGTTGGTTACACGGCGGATGAAGTACGGGGCACACAGGGACAGAACGTGTATCAGACCGACGCGGAGGCAGGACGGGTCGGGGACGTCGTCTACGGCGAAGTCCTGAAGGGAGGCATTGGCGCAACCGACACAAAATGGGTTCACAAGGACGGCCGGGTACTCGATATACATGTCAGCGCCGCGGCCGTGGACCCCAGGGATTTCTCTGCCGGTGTGGTCTTTATCGTCTTCGACATTACGGATCGCAAGGCCGCGGAGGAGGCCCTCAAGACGTCGCTCACAGAAAAGGAGGTACTCTTGAGGGAGATACATCACCGTGTCAAGAATAATCTTCAGGTCATATCGAGCCTGCTGGTCCTTCAATCACATTATATTGAGGACACTCAGGCTTTGAATATGTTTAAAGAGAGCGTGAACAGGATCAGGACCATGTCTCGCATCCATGAAAAACTCTACCAGTCCAAGGACCATGGCCGGGTCGGCTTCGGGGCCTATATAATGGAGTTAGCCACGCAACTGTACAACTCGTATGGTCTCAATGCGGAATCGGTTACTCTCAGGAGCCAGGTCACAGATATCTCATTCGACATCAATACGGCGATTCCGCTCGGCCTTATCGTGAATGAACTGATATCGAATGCCTTGAAGCACGCTTTTCCTGATGGAAAGAAAGGCGAGATTACCGTCTCGCTTAATCGGGAGGGAGATAAGTGTGTGCTCGCGGTTTCTGATGACGGCGTGGGCTTTCCTCCCCATATAGATTTTCGCAAAACCGATTCTCTCGGTATGCAGCTCGTCATAGAGCTTACCGAGCAGCTCGGGGGGGTGATAGAGCTCAATCGGGATCACGGAACAGCTTTTGCCATAAGATTCGAGCCAGGGACATAG
- a CDS encoding response regulator, with amino-acid sequence MARILIVDDERISVLLAIRLLERLGHTVVDAVSTGKDAIERTAASNPDVILMDVGLKGDMDGIEAAKQINRLFSIPIIFVTAYTDQGTAKRMNETRFSGLISKPFQEEDLLRAVGEVLR; translated from the coding sequence ATGGCTCGGATTCTCATTGTGGATGATGAGAGAATATCCGTACTCCTCGCCATACGTCTGCTTGAGCGATTGGGCCACACTGTTGTGGATGCCGTATCTACAGGCAAGGATGCTATCGAAAGGACGGCCGCTTCGAATCCGGACGTAATTCTCATGGACGTCGGATTGAAAGGGGATATGGACGGCATTGAGGCGGCCAAACAGATTAATCGTCTTTTCAGCATACCCATCATTTTTGTGACTGCATATACGGATCAAGGCACTGCGAAAAGAATGAACGAAACGAGGTTTTCAGGGCTCATTTCAAAGCCCTTCCAGGAGGAAGACCTGCTTCGCGCTGTAGGGGAGGTGTTACGCTAA